From the genome of Vibrio porteresiae DSM 19223, one region includes:
- a CDS encoding GGDEF domain-containing protein, translating into MQHSLATDNPTPTLAEQLQRSSECLLRVPHLPERVKRELRDLINFAASQRIDDNEKASRLLNLYEITIKILSTNRENTAPNNLGFDASSDQLKRLNKELQHVITELDFEGEYGDLLVDIRAKLLLGVSSSALLELTLQVLQLVVLGTENERKSSEKFLEQTHESLSNISTNSEQIISQTRSDFVQRQSLHQELNGLVKRSQNSLALDKDFASLLGRMTPLVKELSQLSERFNLSEAREQALLEQIQYAKRQIDTLSDMTNDYRRRLEDQAKRLLLDPLTKTLNRTAFNDQLELEYRRWIRTQHNLRIVLFDIDNFKQINENFGYSAGDKALKIISRNIGKELNQSDTLARFGGEEFVVILPEYQDQEVLALIQKVQRNIALLPFKFRDRSLKITVSAACTSFKESDTPEVVLEHLSKALSEVRDFGSNQLSWK; encoded by the coding sequence ATGCAGCACAGTCTGGCAACTGACAACCCGACCCCAACGTTAGCAGAACAGCTACAACGTAGCAGCGAATGTTTGCTTCGGGTCCCGCATCTGCCAGAACGCGTAAAACGCGAACTACGTGACCTTATTAACTTTGCTGCATCACAACGAATTGATGACAATGAGAAAGCCTCACGCTTACTCAATCTCTATGAGATCACCATTAAGATCCTCAGTACCAACCGCGAGAACACTGCCCCGAATAACTTAGGTTTTGATGCCAGCAGTGATCAGTTAAAACGCCTTAACAAAGAGCTACAACATGTTATCACTGAGCTTGATTTCGAAGGTGAATACGGTGATTTACTGGTCGACATTCGTGCCAAATTGCTGCTCGGCGTCAGCTCTAGTGCTTTACTAGAACTGACACTACAAGTGTTGCAGTTGGTGGTATTAGGTACTGAAAATGAACGTAAAAGTTCAGAGAAGTTTCTCGAACAAACCCATGAGTCACTCTCTAATATCAGCACCAATTCAGAGCAGATCATCAGTCAAACTCGCAGTGATTTTGTACAGCGCCAAAGCTTGCATCAAGAACTTAACGGGCTGGTAAAACGCAGCCAGAACTCTCTTGCGTTAGACAAAGACTTTGCCTCATTGCTTGGACGAATGACGCCACTCGTTAAAGAGCTATCACAGCTTTCTGAGCGTTTTAATTTGTCTGAAGCACGTGAGCAAGCGTTGCTGGAACAGATCCAATACGCGAAACGCCAAATTGATACCTTAAGCGACATGACTAATGACTATCGACGTCGTTTAGAAGATCAGGCAAAACGTCTACTGCTTGATCCACTTACCAAAACGCTTAATCGTACCGCCTTCAACGACCAACTTGAGTTGGAATATCGTCGTTGGATTCGTACTCAACACAACTTACGCATCGTGTTGTTTGATATCGATAACTTTAAGCAGATCAACGAAAACTTTGGCTACAGTGCCGGAGATAAAGCGCTGAAAATCATCTCCCGTAACATTGGCAAAGAGCTTAATCAGTCCGATACCTTAGCTCGTTTTGGTGGCGAGGAATTCGTGGTTATTTTGCCCGAATATCAAGACCAAGAAGTATTGGCGTTGATCCAAAAAGTGCAGCGTAACATCGCCTTGCTCCCGTTCAAATTTCGCGATCGCAGCTTAAAAATTACCGTGAGTGCCGCCTGTACTTCGTTTAAAGAATCTGACACACCGGAAGTCGTACTAGAGCATTTAAGTAAAGCGCTTTCTGAAGTAAGAGATTTTGGCTCTAACCAACTCTCTTGGAAATAA
- the ppnN gene encoding nucleotide 5'-monophosphate nucleosidase PpnN — protein MITQVSPAGSMDLLSQLEVEKLKKTATSELYQLYRNCSLAVLNSGSHTDNSKELLDKYQDFDIDVMRRERGIKLELINPPEHAFVDGQIIKGIQEHLFSVLRDIVYLNLHLGATPQACLEDSTYITNRVFAILRNAGALIPGITPNLVVCWGGHSINDIEYQYTREVGNELGLRELNVCTGCGPGAMEGPMKGAAIGHAKQRYTEQRYLGLTEPSIIAAEPPNPIVNELIIMPDIEKRLEAFVRMGHGIIIFPGGPGTAEELLYILGIMMHPDNAEQPLPIVLTGPKESEAYFRSIDQFIGDTLGKEAQKRYQIVIGDPAEAARIMKKAMPVVRQHRKDMEDAYSFNWSLKIEPEFQHPFEPTHENMANLDLHLNQAPQTLAANLRRAFSGIVAGNVKAEGIREIEQNGPFEIHGEPALMKKMDTLLKDFVAQNRMKLPGGSAYVPCYKIVQ, from the coding sequence ATGATCACACAAGTCAGCCCAGCGGGCAGCATGGATTTGTTATCGCAGCTGGAAGTTGAAAAATTAAAAAAGACAGCCACAAGCGAACTGTATCAGCTCTATCGTAACTGTAGCCTTGCCGTGCTCAACTCTGGCAGCCATACCGACAACTCGAAAGAGCTGCTCGATAAATACCAAGACTTTGATATCGATGTCATGCGCCGTGAGCGCGGCATCAAACTCGAACTCATCAATCCACCAGAACATGCGTTCGTGGATGGACAAATTATTAAAGGCATCCAAGAACACCTATTTTCAGTGTTACGAGATATTGTTTATCTCAACTTGCATCTTGGCGCAACGCCGCAAGCCTGCTTAGAAGATTCAACTTACATCACCAATCGCGTCTTTGCGATTTTACGTAACGCAGGCGCTCTGATTCCGGGCATTACCCCTAATCTAGTGGTGTGCTGGGGCGGCCATTCGATCAATGACATTGAATACCAATATACCCGTGAAGTGGGTAATGAACTGGGATTACGTGAACTCAATGTTTGCACCGGGTGCGGTCCGGGTGCTATGGAAGGCCCAATGAAAGGGGCTGCAATTGGTCATGCGAAACAGCGCTACACCGAGCAGCGTTATCTTGGTTTGACTGAACCGTCTATTATTGCGGCAGAGCCGCCTAACCCAATCGTGAACGAACTCATCATCATGCCAGACATCGAAAAACGTCTGGAAGCGTTCGTCCGTATGGGGCACGGGATCATTATCTTCCCGGGCGGTCCAGGTACGGCCGAAGAGTTGCTGTATATTCTTGGCATCATGATGCATCCCGATAATGCAGAGCAACCTTTGCCTATCGTGCTAACCGGTCCTAAAGAGAGTGAAGCTTACTTTCGCTCAATAGATCAGTTCATTGGCGACACACTAGGTAAAGAAGCGCAAAAACGCTATCAAATCGTGATTGGTGATCCCGCTGAAGCAGCACGCATTATGAAAAAGGCGATGCCTGTGGTGCGTCAACATCGCAAAGATATGGAAGATGCCTACAGCTTTAACTGGTCACTTAAGATTGAACCAGAATTTCAGCATCCCTTTGAGCCAACTCATGAAAACATGGCCAACCTTGATTTGCATTTAAATCAAGCCCCTCAAACCTTAGCCGCTAACTTACGTCGAGCGTTCTCTGGTATTGTGGCGGGTAATGTGAAGGCTGAAGGTATTCGCGAAATTGAGCAAAATGGTCCATTTGAAATTCATGGCGAACCTGCGTTAATGAAGAAGATGGACACCTTGCTAAAAGATTTCGTCGCGCAAAATCGGATGAAATTGCCTGGCGGTTCCGCTTACGTTCCATGCTATAAGATTGTTCAATAA